A single region of the Amphiprion ocellaris isolate individual 3 ecotype Okinawa chromosome 4, ASM2253959v1, whole genome shotgun sequence genome encodes:
- the ears2 gene encoding probable glutamate--tRNA ligase, mitochondrial, whose product MSPWFKSCQRCFLRSSVLHGGVQCLSAVTGRRAELQLHSAVSRCCSTVQGQVRVRFAPSPTGFLHLGGLRTALYNYIFAKKYGGSFILRLEDTDQSRLVPGAAESIEDMLEWAGIPPDESPRQGGTAGPYLQSQRLDLYSQTAQQLVQSGHAYYCFCSSQRLELLKKEALRTGQTPRYDNRCRHLRLDQVQDKLAQGASHVIRFRLEAGVEPFQDLIFGWNRHEVAQVEGDPVVIKADGFPTYHLANIVDDHYMKISHVLRGSEWLISTSKHLLMYRALGWKPPTFGHLPLLMNKDGSKLSKRQGDIFIQSFQKDGILPEALLDITTNCGSGFNTHRIGRRIDELISEFNPSKITTHSALLDLEKLPEFNRIHLQQQIEDEEQCSLLVKDLQGQIQQVHTTEIQDKEVLHEDYIRRVLHLRKGHISSLKELVSPLYSYLWVRPSFSSQQVAALTAEAQHIASLVLRLIEERGEELSVDRLGKDLKNMAKQTKATKYREVMKLLRLALSGLQQGPSVAEMMVSLGPAEISHRFQKLLQLSDNN is encoded by the exons ATGTCGCCGTGGTTTAAGTCGTGTCAGCGGTGTTTCCTGCGCAGCTCGGTCCTTCACGGGGGGGTTCAGTGCCTTTCAGCGGTCACCGGCAGACGGGCTGAGCTCCAGCTACACTCCGCTGTTAGTCGCTGCTGCTCCACGGTGCAGGGCCAGGTGAGGGTCCGGTTTGCCCCCAGTCCTACAG GCTTCTTACACCTCGGGGGTCTTCGAACTGCTCTCTACAATTATATCTTTGCAAAAAAGTATGGAGGCTCATTCATCCTGCGACTGGAGGACACTGACCAGAGCAGACTGGTACCAGGAGCTGCAGAGTCCATAGAGGACATGCTGGAGTGGGCTG GTATACCTCCAGACGAGAGTCCTCGTCAAGGCGGGACAGCGGGTCCATACCTGCAGTCTCAGAGACTGGACCTATACAGTCAGACAGCCCAGCAGCTAGTGCAGAGTGGTCACGCCTACTACTGTTTCTGCAGCTCTCAGAGGCTGGAACTACTGAAAAAAGAGGCTTTAAGGACTGGACAGACTCCAAG GTATGACAACAGGTGTCGTCACCTGCGGCTCGACCAGGTCCAGGATAAACTGGCTCAGGGAGCATCGCATGTGATCCGATTTCGTCTGGAAGCTGGGGTCGAGCCTTTTCAGGATCTGATCTTTGGATGGAATCGTCATGAAGTGGCACAG GTGGAGGGGGACCCAGTGGTGATAAAAGCAGATGGTTTTCCCACGTATCACCTCGCTAACATAGTAGATGATCATTACATGAAGATCAGCCATGTGCTGCGGGGTTCTGAGTGGCTCATCTCCACCTCCAAACATCTCCTCATGTACCGGGCTCTTGGATGGAAGCCGCCCACCTTCGGACATCTGCCACTTCTGATGAACAAAGATGGCAGTAAACTATCCAAGAGACAGGGGGACATATTCATTCAAAGCTTCCAGAAAGATGGGATCCTGCCGGAGGCTCTGCTGGATATCACAACAAACTGTGGATCTGGATTCAACA CTCATCGAATCGGGCGGAGGATAGATGAACTGATATCTGAGTTTAATCCTTCAAAGATCACAACTCATTCTGCTTTGTTAGACCTGGAAAAACTTCCAGAGTTCAACAG aatccacctgcagcagcaaaTTGAAGACGAGGAGCAATGCAGTCTGCTGGTAAAAGACCTGCAAGGACAAATCCAGCAGGTTCACACAACAGAGATTCAGGATAAAGAAGTGCTACATGAGGATTATATCAGGCGTGTGCTACACCTTCGTAAG GGTCACATATCCTCCCTGAAGGAGCTGGTAAGCCCTCTTTACTCTTACCTTTGGGTGCGTCCTTCCTTCTCcagccagcaggtggcagcactcaCTGCAGAGGCCCAGCATATTGCTTCTTTAGTGCTGag gTTGATAGAGGAGCGAGGTGAGGAGCTGTCAGTGGATCGGCTTGGTAAAGACCTGAAGAATATGGCTAAGCAGACTAAAGCCACCAAATACAGAGAGGTGATGAAGCTGTTACGTCTGGCTCTCAGCGGTCTGCAG